The Manduca sexta isolate Smith_Timp_Sample1 chromosome 24, JHU_Msex_v1.0, whole genome shotgun sequence nucleotide sequence TGGCCGGACAGCCTACGAGCTTGCTACGGGCGGCGCACCAAGTACGGGGACTATTTTAATGCAGTCCATGGCAGTGAAAATCATGCCGAGGCCGTGAGGgaaatacatttcttttttccTAACAGTAAGTTACATTTTTGagtaataatttaaagattAGTTTTGAAACTTGAGAAGGTTGCAATCTATAAAATATgggtatttttttcattgcctTTGATGGGAGGAAAGCTTAGGcctttatgttataaaaacagataaacacggttgattttatttgaatttacaaCGCGGTAGATATGTCGAAGCTtactgtaaatagttttattcaaagGAAACATTCCCATGAATCTAAGAATATGCTTAATTTGTTCGCAGTGATAGTAGGGCCGGTGCTTCGCAAGTGGCAAGTTCACGACTACATCCTCAAGCATATAACACCGACGCTCCTGCCAGGGTTGACAGCTTTAGCTCACGAGCGGCCGGCAGAACCATTACTGTGGTTGGCAGAATATCTCCGCACGCACAACCCTAACGAGCCGGAGTTGGCGACGCAGCAACCCGAGCAGAGAGAAGATCCGCGATGCCACACACCCGTGCCTTCGGAAGAGTccgttaaataatgttttgaaattaataggATGAGTggattattatcaaaaattaattcaaatagtaCGAATGTTAATTTGTATTGGAGTTTTGGGGATCAAAACTGTTTggggatataaaaatataaatagtcatttgaagttttattttagtttcccgattatttataatttgataatacGTTCAAATCCCTTTTTATTGAGTGTCTCGCTTCATCGATGGCATACTTGGGCTAAAATAGTCGGTTATTGCTTCAATTGTCAGGTGTGAAACAAATTTAAGCAATCTTATTATTCTACGAAAAAAGTATTGGTAGGTTATAATTCATATCCGCCCAGATAACAACCATTGTACAAggggtgttaaaacacgccatagtggcccacgtaagtgtgtcgcgtttcagaATCGGCCTGTGTgtatcctgttccaacaggccggcataatagggtaccggactcattttcgttccttactattatcaaatattgacataatataaattataacacagaaggaattattaaaatccggtaaaaaatcaacaagttataagtctttgaatttcggtggaagggataattaacaagaaacagaaaagagacgaaatacccacatgtgacgtcatcgggaattacaacgcgtgcgaaagaaagagatgaagcgatatccccaaatcgcgcccacttctgcacattacaatattttaaatatgaattactcgctcattttttaaccaatctttatgcagttttcgcagtagtgcttctttttcgtattattaactattacatatagaataatgtacaaaaacaagcataggccggtcccctattgtgtcgactgtcgagggataatcatctcgtcagtcgacattctatcggaccccgctccacttaccatcaggtgcagggcactttgccgtgcacgttcaaaaaaataataatgtgttccaatcatattattataatattatacttacacgggccttattctgtatgatagtgtaaacgcgtaacgcggccgtgtcatgttatcttcgagaaatgtgcgtggaatggtattctgtaagccaaatttctatagtcctaaacatgatgcgttgtgttcgtgcttgttacacactgtttaaataacgtgcgggatagagaataaggccccaggttgAGTGTTCATTCATAAAGCccttaaataaaacattcctTAACTTtcccaatatttatttatagaaatgatTTACAAATGGTCTATCACAGGCTAGTGTGTGGTTAACATCGTTAATTTCATACGATTT carries:
- the LOC115440617 gene encoding nucleoside diphosphate kinase homolog 5 produces the protein MSIASSDSGAEFQTYSERTLAIIKPEAIEDADAIEKHIRDNSFIILAKRQVRLTPEQAAEFYKGHYGRKHFPHLVAHMSSGSIIALVLAGRNCIQRWRTLMGPARVLEAQAYWPDSLRACYGRRTKYGDYFNAVHGSENHAEAVREIHFFFPNMIVGPVLRKWQVHDYILKHITPTLLPGLTALAHERPAEPLLWLAEYLRTHNPNEPELATQQPEQREDPRCHTPVPSEESVK